A region of the Pseudomonas silesiensis genome:
ACGGGCCGGCGACGCATTCGCCGTCTTCGATCAGAAACAGTGCGCCATGGGTGGCGCACTGGATCAGGCTGTTGCTGGGGTCGAGAAACTGGTTGGGGGTCCATTCCAGCCCGACGCCACGGTGCGGACAGCGATTGATATAGACGTAAGCCTGGCCGCCCCGGCGCACGGCAAAGAGTTTCTGGCCGTCGATCTCGAAACCGCGGCTGCTGTTATCGGCCAGTTCGACGCCGGTACAAAGAAACTTCATGTCTATCCTCAAGTGCCGCCGCTAGTGACCGGATATGTCCGAGCTTGACGTTCAAATGCAAACAATTATCAAATGGCCGCTTCGCCCATCGGCTGGGCAGGTGCCGGATGCCGAGGATACTTGGCCTGTCATCTCGATGCCTGGGAAAAACTTTCAAGGAAGCTGTTTATGCGCCTGAGTACCCACGTTGCTGCGCTCTGTGCCGGACTTCTCGTCAGCTATCACGCCGTAGCGGCCGAGTTGCCACAGCGTTGGGTCAGTGCCGGAGGCGCGCTGTCGGAGTGGGTCTGTGCGCTGGGTGGCGAGTCGAAACTGGTGGGGGTCGATACCACGAGCCAGCACCCGCAAACCCTTAAGGCACTGCCCAGTATCGGTTATCAGCGGCAATTGTCGGCGGAGGGTATTTTGAGTTTGCGTCCGCAGATTCTGATCGGCACCGAAGAAATGGGGCCGCCGCCAGTGCTATCACAGGTTCGCAGTGCCGGCGTGCAAGTCGAGCTGTTCTCCGCCCAGCCGGATCTGCCGACCTTGCAGGCTAATTTGCAGCACCTGGGCAAGTTGCTTGGCGCGCAAGACCGGGCGTCGCAATTGCTTCAGGGGTATCAACAGCAACTCGAGCAGCAAAAGGTCCGGGTTACCCGGGCGCAATTGCAGGAAAAGTCGCCGGGCGTCCTGATGCTGCTCGGCCATGCAGGCGGCAAGCCGCTGATTGCCGGCAAGGACACCGCCGCCGACTGGTTGCTGCAAAAGGCCGGTGGGCACAATCTGGCAACACATTCCGGCTACAAACCTTTTTCCGTCGAATCGCTGGTCAGCCTGGACCCTGACGTGTTGGTGTTTGCCGATCGTGCGCTCACCGGCGATGCCGCGCGGGCAGCGCTGTTCAAGGAAAATCCGATCCTGTCCTCGACCCGCGCGGCCAAGGACGGGCGAGTCATGGAACTCGATCCAACCTTGCTGGTGGGCGGCCTCGGGCCGCGGTTGCCCGACGCGTTGAAATCTCTGTCTGACGGCTTCTTCCCCGGTTCTGCCGGCCAATGACCATCCTGGTTAAACCGCGTGCTTTGTTCATTGGCTTGAGCCTGCTGTGTTTGCTGGCGGTCTGGCTGTCGTTGGCGCTGGGCCCCGTCAGCTTGCCGCTGTTCGATACCTTGCGTGCGGCGTTGCGGCTGATCGGCTTGCCCATTGCGGCCGACGGGCTGGAGCAGGCGGAGCTGATCCTGGGACAGATTCGCTTGCCGCGCACGCTATTGGGGTTGGCGGTGGGGGGCGTCCTGGCATTGTCCGGCGTGGCGATGCAGGGACTGTTTCGTAACCCGCTGGCAGATCCGGGGTTGGTCGGGGTTTCCAGCGGCGCGGCGCTGGGCGCGGCGATCGCGATTGTCGGCGGTTCGATATTCGGCGGCCTGCCGGAAGCCTTCGGGCCTTATCTGTTATCGCTGTGCGCATTCATAGGTGGGCTCGGCGTCACGGCGCTGGTATATCGGCTGGGCCGGCGCAACGGGCAGACCCATGTCGCGACCATGTTGCTGGCGGGTATCGCCTTGACCGCGCTGGCCGGTTCCGCCGTGGGGCTGTTTACCTACCTGGCCGACGACGCGACCCTGCGGACGCTGACATTCTGGAACCTGGGCAGTCTGAACGGCGCCAGCTATGCACGACTCTGGCCGTTGTTGCTGATCACGGTGGGCGTGGCGCTGTGGCTGCCGCGCCGGGCCAAGGCGCTGAATGCGTTGCTGCTGGGGGAGTCGGAGGCCGGTCACCTGGGCATCGATGTGGAACGGCTCAAGCGCGAGCTGGTGTTCTGCACGGCGTTGGGTGTCGGCGCGGCGGTCGCGGCGGCCGGGATGATCGGCTTTGTCGGGCTGGTGGTGCCGCACCTGGTGCGACTGCTGGCGGGGCCTGATCATCGTGTGCTGTTGCCGGCCTCGGTGCTGGCGGGCGGCAGCCTCCTGTTGTTTGCCGATCTGGTCGCACGATTGGCGCTGGCGCCGGCCGAGTTGCCCATCGGGATCGTCACGGCCTTCATTGGTGCACCGTTCTTTCTGTATTTGCTGCTCCGGGGGCGTGCCTGATGTTGCGAACGCAAAATCTGCAGATCCGTCGGGGTCGAAAGATCGTATTGACCGACATCACGCTCGAGGTCAAGCCGGGCGAAGTCCTTGGTGTGCTGGGGCCGAACGGTGCCGGAAAAAGCACCTTGCTCGGCGCCTTGTGCG
Encoded here:
- a CDS encoding heme/hemin ABC transporter substrate-binding protein, which codes for MRLSTHVAALCAGLLVSYHAVAAELPQRWVSAGGALSEWVCALGGESKLVGVDTTSQHPQTLKALPSIGYQRQLSAEGILSLRPQILIGTEEMGPPPVLSQVRSAGVQVELFSAQPDLPTLQANLQHLGKLLGAQDRASQLLQGYQQQLEQQKVRVTRAQLQEKSPGVLMLLGHAGGKPLIAGKDTAADWLLQKAGGHNLATHSGYKPFSVESLVSLDPDVLVFADRALTGDAARAALFKENPILSSTRAAKDGRVMELDPTLLVGGLGPRLPDALKSLSDGFFPGSAGQ
- a CDS encoding Rieske (2Fe-2S) protein; its protein translation is MKFLCTGVELADNSSRGFEIDGQKLFAVRRGGQAYVYINRCPHRGVGLEWTPNQFLDPSNSLIQCATHGALFLIEDGECVAGPCAGQSLSSVDCREDDQGIWVSL
- a CDS encoding FecCD family ABC transporter permease — its product is MLAVWLSLALGPVSLPLFDTLRAALRLIGLPIAADGLEQAELILGQIRLPRTLLGLAVGGVLALSGVAMQGLFRNPLADPGLVGVSSGAALGAAIAIVGGSIFGGLPEAFGPYLLSLCAFIGGLGVTALVYRLGRRNGQTHVATMLLAGIALTALAGSAVGLFTYLADDATLRTLTFWNLGSLNGASYARLWPLLLITVGVALWLPRRAKALNALLLGESEAGHLGIDVERLKRELVFCTALGVGAAVAAAGMIGFVGLVVPHLVRLLAGPDHRVLLPASVLAGGSLLLFADLVARLALAPAELPIGIVTAFIGAPFFLYLLLRGRA